Proteins co-encoded in one Nicotiana sylvestris chromosome 7, ASM39365v2, whole genome shotgun sequence genomic window:
- the LOC104248759 gene encoding transcription factor bHLH140 encodes MDQQHSTCFSSSSKINDKEKKKKRSVVKLSTDPQSVAARERRHRISDRFKILQSLIPGGSKMDTVTMLEEAIHYVKFLKTQIWLHQTVINIVDDYDNPNYHDQLLMAHDSNFANYYPHEMVEYCPAPVENAQINYNLDQLQLPGYAFSDGDQFQGEETNITGDSFMYY; translated from the coding sequence ATGGATCAACAACATTccacttgtttttcttcttcaagtaaaattaatgacaaagaaaagaagaaaaaaagatcaGTTGTGAAACTATCAACTGATCCACAAAGTGTAGCAGCTCGTGAAAGAAGGCATAGAATCAGTGATCGTTTCAAGATTTTGCAGAGTTTAATCCCTGGTGGTTCAAAAATGGATACAGTTACTATGTTAGAAGAAGCaattcactatgtcaaatttctTAAGACTCAAATATGGCTGCATCAAACCGTGATTAATATTGTAGATGATTATGATAATCCAAATTATCATGATCAGTTGCTAATGGCTCATGACTCTAATTTTGCTAATTATTATCCTCATGAAATGGTGGAATATTGCCCAGCTCCTGTTGAGAATGCACAAATAAATTATAACTTGGACCAGCTGCAGCTTCCAGGTTATGCATTTTCAGATGGGGATCAATTCCAAGGAGAAGAAACTAATATTACTGGTGATTCTTTTATGTACTATTAG